A portion of the Bacteroides faecium genome contains these proteins:
- a CDS encoding clostripain-related cysteine peptidase — protein MKTSKITNRIICFITILLCCTSLRSENKSNFTLFIYMNGSNLESKYKLATSNIEDIAQSITLPKETSDYHHLTILLLMGGTKQWHLGENISSQPIPSDSIVYVRITYDGFQKIRSLKNQSIGDPSTLKEFIRYGTEYFPAERYGLIFWNHGAGSVTGFGYDELNPANTSLSLAEIRSGLAISDSAQPIPQFAFIGFDACLMATLETAESVSPYAKYLVASQELEPGKGWNYKSIISSLCTDPKIPDEALCRLIVDSFIEGYQDKKEEQVTLSVTDLKKVHALTENIKELSEKVYATFGSPNTTMSSNSYKKISGYRIASKSFGMPALTYYGPDMVDVLDFCRHISKTAPLTEAIKKNIEETVIYSRTSDNLKNEPICGLSVYFPCYNLNVAKNLTGYCGLGSEDGYFHLVTAFAQELVTGRSKEKVANVVKNNSSTLLSTEMILKLRKIYTTVQVAQDGRWISYGLDGADVTLNDEGAIIKTDKDKKIVEAWDQKWICIGDKPVTAYMMLSARKDSLVYTVPVTLNNEPCDLIIKYDNIKKSGSIYGARQTSNQLIPGKGMLEIKANDAITFRYEQFDDNDSINYIQSTDTIIVQQDRSNLSVRTTTVPKGKYRYGYCLVDLYGRKYYTKFTDYDVK, from the coding sequence ATGAAAACATCAAAGATAACCAATAGAATAATCTGTTTTATTACCATTCTGCTCTGCTGCACTTCCTTGAGAAGTGAGAACAAAAGCAATTTTACCCTGTTCATCTACATGAACGGTTCCAATCTGGAAAGCAAATACAAACTAGCTACCAGCAATATAGAGGACATTGCACAGAGTATCACATTGCCAAAGGAAACGTCAGACTATCATCATCTCACCATACTGTTGCTAATGGGAGGCACCAAGCAATGGCATCTGGGTGAAAATATATCCTCGCAACCGATTCCGAGTGACAGCATCGTTTATGTCCGGATCACCTATGACGGTTTTCAAAAAATCCGTTCGCTGAAAAATCAAAGTATCGGTGATCCGTCTACTCTGAAAGAATTTATCCGATATGGCACGGAGTATTTCCCGGCAGAAAGGTATGGACTTATTTTCTGGAACCACGGAGCAGGTTCGGTAACCGGTTTCGGATATGATGAACTAAATCCCGCCAACACCTCCTTATCACTGGCAGAAATCCGGTCAGGTCTAGCCATTTCCGATTCCGCTCAGCCCATTCCCCAATTTGCTTTCATCGGATTTGATGCCTGCCTGATGGCAACGTTGGAAACCGCTGAGTCCGTTTCACCCTACGCAAAGTATCTGGTGGCCTCTCAAGAATTGGAGCCCGGGAAAGGATGGAACTACAAAAGTATCATCAGTTCATTATGCACCGATCCAAAAATTCCGGATGAAGCATTGTGCCGGCTTATCGTTGATTCATTCATCGAAGGCTACCAAGACAAAAAGGAGGAACAGGTTACTTTATCTGTTACTGATTTAAAGAAAGTACACGCACTGACTGAAAATATCAAAGAACTTTCGGAAAAGGTATATGCAACATTTGGATCCCCCAACACAACAATGAGTTCAAACAGTTACAAGAAAATATCCGGTTACCGTATCGCATCCAAATCATTCGGCATGCCGGCATTAACCTATTATGGGCCTGACATGGTGGATGTATTGGATTTCTGCCGACATATCAGCAAAACCGCCCCATTGACAGAAGCCATCAAAAAGAATATAGAGGAAACCGTTATCTATTCAAGAACATCCGACAACCTGAAAAACGAACCAATTTGCGGATTATCCGTTTACTTTCCCTGTTATAACCTGAATGTCGCTAAAAATTTAACAGGATATTGCGGTCTCGGTTCTGAAGATGGCTATTTCCATCTCGTAACAGCATTTGCACAAGAATTGGTGACAGGAAGAAGTAAAGAGAAAGTGGCAAATGTGGTCAAAAACAATTCATCCACTCTTCTTTCTACAGAGATGATTCTGAAATTGAGAAAGATATATACTACCGTACAAGTTGCACAAGACGGACGATGGATATCCTACGGACTGGATGGCGCAGATGTGACACTAAATGACGAAGGAGCAATCATAAAGACGGACAAAGACAAGAAAATAGTAGAGGCATGGGATCAAAAGTGGATTTGCATCGGGGATAAGCCTGTCACTGCGTACATGATGCTATCCGCCAGAAAAGACTCACTTGTCTATACAGTTCCCGTTACACTGAATAACGAGCCTTGCGATCTAATCATAAAATACGACAACATTAAAAAATCTGGTAGTATATATGGTGCCAGACAAACCAGTAATCAATTGATTCCCGGTAAAGGAATGCTTGAAATCAAAGCCAATGATGCCATCACCTTCCGGTATGAGCAGTTTGACGACAATGACTCCATCAATTATATTCAGTCCACCGACACAATTATCGTTCAACAGGACAGAAGCAACCTATCAGTCAGGACAACCACTGTTCCAAAAGGAAAATACCGTTACGGCTACTGCCTCGTCGATTTGTACGGAAGAAAGTATTACACCAAATTTACTGACTATGACGTAAAATAA
- a CDS encoding LytR/AlgR family response regulator transcription factor: MEQTKQELVIILPEGMKDVPVRIVRDDQSDELNIKIVNLTETRKEKSPSTEKQHVLIWHQNEYEHLSLDAIMWIEANSSYCCIHATENRKFTMSYPLARIEERLPKSQFIRIQRSYLVNIEHVKKLAGQSLIIGNHILKIGEGYKEEVLNRFIFLGVRGSQPREAKNVK; encoded by the coding sequence ATGGAACAGACAAAACAAGAATTAGTGATCATTCTTCCGGAAGGGATGAAAGATGTGCCTGTACGTATTGTCAGAGATGATCAATCAGATGAACTGAATATCAAGATAGTCAATCTGACAGAAACAAGAAAAGAAAAATCTCCGTCAACAGAAAAACAGCATGTACTTATCTGGCATCAGAATGAATATGAACATTTGTCTTTGGATGCCATCATGTGGATAGAAGCAAATAGCAGCTATTGCTGTATCCATGCCACGGAAAATCGTAAATTTACCATGTCCTATCCACTGGCACGAATAGAAGAACGCCTACCAAAAAGTCAATTCATACGCATCCAGCGTTCTTATTTAGTCAACATCGAACACGTGAAGAAGCTAGCCGGGCAATCACTGATCATAGGTAATCATATACTAAAAATAGGAGAAGGTTATAAGGAAGAAGTACTAAATAGATTCATATTCTTAGGAGTACGTGGATCTCAGCCACGAGAGGCTAAGAATGTTAAATAA
- a CDS encoding DUF3575 domain-containing protein — translation MTKKTWLTILSVLLALPLWAQYIQDTTYIFRFKSGSDAFYVPYQGNETELKQLIEVLESHLSELQQGTMYIDVSSYAATSNKKQNAVRTAYLRNSRVKSELITRYNITESMFLTDKHISTPYSKDKLRDVVVVTFPASLERIEQIAGKQAAEKVHAYYKDQAETQNPQKETEQKQTAQKERCKTETSNLLVSQPTPEKNTEDIPVPTVTTQEKEYNIALRANLLRWATLTPDFGIEWRISKDWSIQVNGSWTSWSWNDKKRRYALWEVSPEVRYYIGTEKRGYLGAMYQIGEFNYKLGDTGKQGNLMGGGLTGGYQLKLNKNLAFDFSLGIGCTHADYEKHVVIDGVRVKQGKENKNYWGVNHAGITLVWQLK, via the coding sequence ATGACTAAGAAAACCTGGTTAACAATTTTATCCGTTCTCCTCGCGCTCCCACTATGGGCACAATACATACAGGATACAACCTATATTTTTCGGTTCAAGTCCGGAAGTGATGCTTTTTATGTGCCATATCAGGGAAATGAAACGGAACTCAAACAATTGATAGAAGTATTAGAAAGCCACTTGAGCGAACTGCAGCAAGGTACAATGTACATCGACGTAAGTAGTTATGCTGCAACAAGCAACAAAAAACAAAATGCGGTTCGGACAGCCTATTTACGCAATAGCCGGGTAAAAAGTGAACTTATCACCCGATACAATATTACCGAGTCCATGTTTCTGACCGACAAGCACATTTCAACACCTTATAGCAAGGATAAACTTCGCGATGTAGTAGTAGTCACCTTCCCTGCCAGCTTGGAGAGGATAGAACAAATTGCTGGAAAACAAGCAGCGGAAAAGGTACACGCTTACTATAAAGATCAAGCAGAAACCCAGAACCCCCAAAAGGAAACCGAACAGAAACAAACAGCACAAAAAGAAAGGTGCAAAACTGAGACTTCCAATCTTCTCGTTTCACAACCCACACCGGAAAAGAATACTGAAGATATTCCGGTTCCGACCGTGACCACACAAGAAAAAGAATATAATATAGCACTACGCGCCAACCTGCTTCGTTGGGCAACACTCACACCCGACTTTGGTATCGAATGGCGTATTAGTAAAGACTGGAGTATTCAGGTGAACGGTTCATGGACTTCGTGGAGTTGGAACGATAAAAAACGCCGTTATGCCCTTTGGGAAGTATCTCCCGAAGTACGCTATTATATAGGTACGGAAAAACGGGGTTATCTGGGGGCAATGTACCAGATAGGAGAATTCAACTATAAACTAGGTGATACCGGCAAGCAGGGCAACCTCATGGGTGGCGGATTGACGGGCGGTTACCAGCTGAAACTAAATAAAAATCTGGCTTTTGATTTCTCACTAGGCATCGGCTGCACCCATGCCGACTACGAGAAGCATGTCGTCATCGACGGTGTACGGGTGAAACAAGGCAAAGAGAATAAGAATTATTGGGGCGTGAACCACGCCGGAATCACCCTTGTATGGCAACTCAAATAA
- a CDS encoding FimB/Mfa2 family fimbrial subunit: protein MKNNMEKQHTADFQKKFPCIKKTGLFLAGTILILVTGCVKNDLYNTPHPEKGAVVITTDWMDALSETDIPTTYNLRMDETIKQAEGKVYSYSDLLTPGRHSLLVYNEPQGMTINGTTATVDLREDGTLKPLPEYLFSAKKELDVVQDDTLHITVSMIRRLCPIVLNLSLTGENAKEIARIDATLSGIINSIDLQNNVTGNENLTVTLDVQQAANKVYDYATGKLKMGCRVVGVNSNEHQLLTVTVTMNDSYKSTIVSDLTDYLKNLNADMKPIELTQTVEALQDGHFNGTITDWIVTDDFEIDAQ, encoded by the coding sequence ATGAAAAATAATATGGAGAAACAGCACACAGCCGACTTTCAGAAGAAATTCCCCTGTATCAAGAAAACAGGTTTGTTTCTGGCAGGGACCATCCTTATCTTAGTGACCGGATGCGTGAAAAATGACCTTTACAACACCCCACATCCCGAAAAAGGAGCCGTGGTAATCACCACCGACTGGATGGACGCATTAAGCGAGACAGATATTCCGACCACCTATAACCTGCGTATGGACGAAACCATAAAACAAGCGGAAGGAAAAGTTTACAGTTATTCCGACTTGCTGACACCGGGAAGACATAGTCTGCTAGTGTATAACGAACCGCAAGGGATGACTATCAACGGCACAACCGCTACCGTCGACCTGCGCGAAGACGGAACGCTGAAACCGCTTCCGGAGTATCTATTTTCAGCAAAGAAAGAACTGGACGTAGTGCAGGACGATACTTTACATATCACTGTTTCGATGATACGGAGACTCTGTCCCATCGTACTGAACCTCTCGCTCACGGGAGAAAATGCAAAAGAAATAGCCAGGATAGACGCCACATTAAGCGGTATCATAAATTCCATTGATTTACAGAACAACGTAACCGGAAACGAAAACCTGACAGTAACGCTAGACGTACAACAGGCAGCCAACAAAGTATATGACTATGCAACCGGAAAGCTGAAAATGGGATGTCGTGTAGTAGGCGTCAATTCGAATGAACACCAATTGCTAACTGTCACCGTCACCATGAATGACAGCTACAAAAGCACCATCGTTTCCGACCTAACGGACTATCTGAAAAACTTGAACGCCGATATGAAGCCAATAGAACTGACCCAAACGGTGGAAGCACTGCAAGACGGGCATTTCAACGGAACGATAACCGACTGGATAGTAACAGACGATTTCGAGATTGACGCACAGTAA
- the metG gene encoding methionine--tRNA ligase — translation MEKKFKRTTVTSALPYANGPVHIGHLAGVYVPADIYVRYLRLKKEDVLFIGGSDEHGVPITIRAKKEGVTPQDVVDRYHTLIKESFKEFGISFDVYSRTTSPTHHHLASDFFKTLYNKGEFIEKTSEQYYDEEAKTFLADRYITGECPHCHSEGAYGDQCEKCGTSLSPTDLINPKSAISGSKPVMKETKHWYLPLDKHEDWLRKWILEDHKEWRPNVYGQCKSWLDMGLQPRAVSRDLDWGIPVPVEGAEGKVLYVWFDAPIGYISNTKELLPDSWETWWKDPETRLLHFIGKDNIVFHCIVFPAMLKAEGSYILPDNVPSNEFLNLEGDKISTSRNWAVWLHEYLVDFPGKQDVLRYVLTANAPETKDNDFTWKDFQARNNNELVAVYGNFVNRAMVLTQKYFDGKVPAQGKLTDYDKETLKEFADVKAEVEKLLDVFKFRDAQKEAMNLARIGNKYLADTEPWKLAKTDMERVGTILNISLQLVANLAIAFDPFLPFSSEKLRKMLNMDTFDWSELGRDNLLSVGHQLNKPELLFEKIEDATIEAQVQKLLDTKKANEEANYKANPIRPNIEFDDFTKLDIRVGTILECQKVPKADKLLQFKIDDGLETRTIVSGIAKHYQPEELVGKQVCFIANLAPRKLKGIVSEGMILSAENNDGSLAVIMPGREVKPGSEVK, via the coding sequence ATGGAAAAGAAATTCAAAAGAACCACCGTCACATCGGCACTGCCGTATGCGAACGGGCCTGTCCACATCGGTCATCTGGCCGGTGTATATGTACCGGCAGATATCTATGTGCGTTATCTGCGTCTGAAGAAAGAAGATGTATTATTCATCGGCGGTTCGGACGAACACGGAGTGCCTATCACGATCCGCGCCAAGAAAGAGGGAGTGACCCCGCAGGATGTAGTAGACCGCTACCATACGCTGATAAAGGAATCATTCAAAGAGTTCGGCATCTCATTCGACGTATATAGCCGCACCACTTCACCGACGCATCACCACCTGGCTTCGGATTTCTTCAAGACATTATACAACAAGGGAGAATTTATCGAAAAGACTTCCGAACAATATTACGACGAAGAAGCAAAAACATTCCTTGCCGACCGCTATATCACCGGCGAATGTCCTCACTGCCACTCGGAAGGAGCCTACGGCGACCAATGCGAGAAATGCGGAACTTCACTCTCGCCGACAGACCTTATCAACCCCAAAAGCGCTATCAGCGGCAGCAAACCGGTGATGAAAGAAACCAAACACTGGTATCTCCCTCTCGACAAGCACGAAGACTGGCTGCGCAAATGGATTCTCGAAGACCACAAAGAATGGCGTCCGAACGTGTACGGCCAATGCAAGAGCTGGCTCGACATGGGACTGCAACCACGCGCCGTAAGCCGTGACCTCGACTGGGGTATCCCTGTTCCCGTAGAAGGAGCGGAAGGAAAGGTGCTTTACGTATGGTTCGACGCTCCTATCGGATACATCTCCAACACGAAAGAACTTCTTCCCGATAGCTGGGAGACATGGTGGAAAGACCCTGAAACCCGTCTGCTGCACTTCATCGGAAAAGACAATATCGTGTTCCACTGTATCGTATTCCCCGCTATGCTGAAAGCAGAAGGCAGCTATATCCTGCCGGACAACGTGCCGAGCAACGAATTTCTGAATCTGGAAGGAGACAAAATATCCACTTCACGCAACTGGGCCGTATGGTTGCACGAATATCTGGTTGATTTCCCGGGCAAGCAAGACGTACTCCGCTACGTACTGACCGCCAACGCACCGGAAACAAAAGACAACGACTTCACTTGGAAAGACTTCCAGGCACGCAATAACAACGAACTGGTAGCCGTATATGGTAACTTCGTGAATCGCGCCATGGTACTAACTCAGAAATACTTCGACGGGAAAGTTCCCGCACAGGGCAAGCTGACCGACTATGACAAGGAAACGCTGAAAGAATTTGCCGACGTAAAAGCGGAAGTGGAAAAGCTGCTCGACGTATTCAAATTCCGTGACGCACAGAAAGAAGCGATGAACCTGGCACGCATCGGTAATAAATACCTCGCCGACACCGAACCGTGGAAGCTGGCAAAAACAGACATGGAACGTGTAGGAACCATCCTGAACATCTCCCTGCAACTGGTTGCCAATCTTGCCATTGCTTTCGACCCGTTCCTGCCGTTCAGTTCGGAAAAACTCCGCAAGATGCTGAACATGGATACCTTCGACTGGTCCGAACTGGGAAGAGACAACCTGCTTTCCGTAGGACACCAGTTGAACAAACCGGAACTGCTGTTCGAGAAAATCGAAGACGCTACCATCGAAGCACAGGTACAAAAACTGCTCGATACAAAGAAAGCGAACGAAGAAGCCAACTACAAAGCTAATCCGATTCGTCCGAACATCGAATTCGATGATTTCACGAAACTGGATATCCGCGTAGGCACTATCCTTGAATGTCAGAAAGTTCCGAAAGCAGATAAATTATTGCAATTCAAGATTGACGACGGACTGGAAACACGTACCATCGTATCGGGCATTGCCAAGCATTACCAACCGGAAGAACTGGTAGGCAAACAGGTTTGCTTCATCGCCAACCTTGCTCCGCGCAAGCTGAAAGGTATCGTCAGCGAAGGCATGATTCTGAGTGCCGAGAATAACGACGGTAGCCTGGCGGTCATTATGCCGGGACGTGAAGTGAAGCCGGGTAGCGAAGTAAAATAA
- a CDS encoding fimbrillin family protein, translating into MNIQQLIPYCLLAGLLSFSACESEQAAEMNEAGTELPDGMYPLTFTAVQAVPEGTPQTRVSENPDGTSSKWDGGEVIGVKIGNSPQEGSYTLDENGNVTATLPVYWQNTDEQAVYGWYPKENTDVSLTGQDHVSKFPYILKGEGKGKYNDVNGISLSFTHQLAKFRVKLEGTADNLQDAKVSFYGYTSCSNNQGTVTTEGKTKDYLPTQKTNDGYYTAILAPDDLTQNGNNKFVKIEVNENIYYYNPDIKLVAGNVYTYTVQKVNKPEPTTIDLTKGDYTIEKRGTYKVTGTISNHQLTVNADATVILDNVTMTHTSSSIIKIQNNATATLELEGTSTLTSTGGVEAPIFPQPNSTVVIQGNGTLNVTGAYACAGIGGGHHDGYIFTYRNAGNIRILGGTIIAKGGSGAAGIGCGSYGNCGTIEILGGNITATKGDGWGNNAIGGLQDGMAGTTVCEAITLSNCTINLINGTIKAKTITPDINNAEALKAANVTIN; encoded by the coding sequence ATGAACATACAACAACTGATACCCTATTGCCTCTTGGCAGGACTTCTCTCCTTCTCGGCGTGCGAGAGCGAACAGGCAGCGGAAATGAATGAAGCAGGAACGGAACTACCCGACGGAATGTATCCGCTGACGTTTACCGCCGTACAAGCAGTACCGGAAGGGACACCGCAGACACGGGTGTCGGAAAACCCGGATGGGACAAGTAGCAAGTGGGACGGCGGCGAAGTCATTGGCGTAAAAATAGGCAATAGCCCCCAGGAAGGTTCTTATACATTGGATGAAAACGGGAATGTAACAGCCACCCTTCCTGTCTATTGGCAAAACACGGATGAACAGGCTGTTTACGGCTGGTATCCGAAGGAAAATACCGATGTGTCCTTGACCGGACAAGACCATGTCTCAAAATTCCCCTACATACTGAAAGGCGAAGGCAAAGGAAAATATAATGATGTAAACGGTATCTCATTGTCTTTCACCCATCAGTTGGCCAAGTTCCGTGTCAAGCTGGAGGGAACAGCGGACAACCTACAGGATGCCAAAGTCTCTTTCTACGGTTATACCTCTTGTAGCAACAATCAAGGAACGGTGACAACGGAAGGAAAAACTAAAGATTATCTCCCCACTCAGAAAACGAATGACGGCTACTATACCGCCATACTCGCACCGGATGATTTAACACAGAACGGCAACAACAAGTTCGTAAAGATAGAAGTAAACGAGAATATCTATTACTACAATCCCGATATTAAATTGGTGGCCGGAAATGTCTACACTTATACGGTGCAGAAAGTGAATAAGCCGGAACCGACAACAATAGACCTCACAAAGGGCGATTACACCATCGAAAAGAGAGGAACATACAAAGTAACCGGAACAATATCCAACCACCAGCTGACCGTAAACGCTGATGCTACTGTCATATTAGATAATGTTACCATGACCCATACCTCTTCATCAATCATTAAGATCCAGAACAATGCCACTGCCACATTGGAACTGGAAGGCACGAGCACACTCACATCCACAGGCGGGGTGGAAGCACCTATTTTCCCTCAGCCAAACAGTACAGTAGTAATACAAGGCAATGGCACTCTGAATGTTACAGGTGCTTATGCGTGTGCCGGAATAGGTGGAGGTCACCACGACGGATATATTTTCACTTATCGTAATGCCGGAAATATCCGCATCTTGGGTGGTACGATCATCGCAAAAGGAGGCAGTGGTGCCGCAGGTATCGGTTGTGGAAGTTATGGAAATTGTGGAACAATAGAAATATTGGGCGGCAACATTACCGCGACTAAAGGAGATGGCTGGGGAAATAACGCCATAGGCGGTTTACAAGATGGCATGGCAGGCACAACCGTATGTGAAGCCATCACCTTGTCGAACTGTACAATCAACCTCATCAATGGCACAATCAAGGCAAAGACGATAACACCCGACATAAACAACGCGGAAGCACTGAAAGCCGCCAACGTCACGATTAATTAA
- a CDS encoding glycoside hydrolase family 108 protein, giving the protein MANVNELTPFILKWEGGFVNDPDDLGGATNMGVTIGTYKEYRKKKRLPEPSVDDLKKMSKEEWTDIMKGLYWNRWKADEIKNQSIANILVDWVWASGIYGIKIPQEILEVTADGIVGKNTLSALNSYEPQAELFGRIKQARYEFIERICEKRPANKKFRNGWRKRIKAFTFAE; this is encoded by the coding sequence ATGGCAAACGTAAATGAACTTACACCGTTTATCCTAAAATGGGAAGGCGGTTTTGTGAATGATCCTGACGATTTGGGTGGTGCTACCAATATGGGAGTAACCATCGGGACTTATAAGGAATACCGAAAAAAGAAAAGACTCCCCGAACCAAGTGTAGATGACTTGAAAAAAATGTCCAAAGAAGAATGGACCGATATCATGAAAGGATTATATTGGAATCGGTGGAAAGCCGATGAAATCAAAAACCAATCCATCGCCAATATCTTAGTCGATTGGGTATGGGCTTCCGGTATATACGGCATCAAAATACCACAAGAAATATTGGAAGTAACGGCTGACGGCATTGTAGGTAAAAACACCCTTTCCGCACTCAATTCTTACGAACCTCAAGCCGAACTATTCGGAAGAATCAAACAGGCACGATACGAGTTTATCGAACGTATCTGCGAGAAACGTCCGGCAAACAAGAAATTCAGAAATGGATGGAGAAAACGTATCAAGGCTTTTACGTTCGCCGAATAA
- a CDS encoding fimbrillin family protein: MNTHKLLIYSSVYIVLGCTLLLTACNNDELNPTDNGPIVAQITANIENSAVSRAAGTAWETGDGIGITTANNGTKNYTNIKYTAGSTTGNFTGAPIYFQDSQTTVIFTAYYPFNGTEDTAPGILENNTKIDNQKTDGPQSVQSKIDYLFASATGNNGNPKVTFNFAHKMSQVTLTFQNGEDTDISSLTAYSIEGLKMEGTFNTATGEAKAKDGSSPETLAINVSSAASGTTLPSLILYPQAATDVTLKITLNGQPYNCKLVFKDSQLASGNNYLFTITVNKNEMKVQSSSITSWTPQTDSGSASMG; this comes from the coding sequence ATGAATACCCACAAATTATTGATATACAGCAGCGTATATATTGTTCTTGGATGCACTTTACTCCTAACAGCTTGCAACAACGATGAACTTAATCCAACAGACAACGGACCGATAGTAGCTCAAATTACCGCCAACATTGAAAATTCAGCAGTCAGCCGTGCGGCAGGTACAGCCTGGGAAACCGGCGATGGAATCGGTATCACAACGGCAAACAACGGCACCAAAAACTACACCAACATTAAATACACCGCAGGAAGCACTACCGGCAATTTCACTGGGGCACCTATCTATTTTCAAGACTCACAGACTACCGTGATATTCACTGCCTATTACCCTTTTAACGGAACGGAAGACACTGCACCCGGTATATTGGAAAACAATACAAAAATAGACAACCAGAAAACCGATGGCCCGCAAAGTGTACAGTCAAAAATAGATTATCTTTTCGCCTCAGCTACAGGAAATAACGGAAATCCGAAGGTAACTTTCAATTTTGCACACAAAATGAGCCAAGTGACACTGACTTTCCAAAATGGAGAAGACACGGATATCAGCAGCTTGACCGCTTATTCCATTGAGGGATTGAAAATGGAAGGCACATTCAACACGGCTACCGGTGAAGCCAAAGCAAAAGACGGTTCTTCTCCTGAAACCTTGGCTATAAACGTTAGTAGTGCTGCCAGCGGAACAACTCTCCCGTCACTAATACTCTATCCACAGGCTGCCACAGATGTCACCTTAAAAATTACATTGAACGGACAGCCGTACAATTGCAAACTAGTGTTTAAGGACAGTCAATTAGCATCCGGAAACAATTATCTATTTACCATCACGGTAAACAAAAACGAAATGAAAGTACAAAGTTCCAGCATCACTTCTTGGACTCCGCAAACAGATAGCGGAAGTGCAAGCATGGGATAA
- a CDS encoding fimbrillin family protein, whose translation MKKLVILSVGMLLTLAACNNDESGTAQSSNDGTALFTASIDGQRVTRASNAKWDNNDRIGISGTCGTKPYTNVCYKTSNGSGNDFEFEAGDKIYYQDMNEVNFTAYYPWKEALTASTTIAFSTDEQANQKDFDFLWAQGKGSKNSPKVDFGFTHQMSKIAITVKAGNDITCEEVKAAVCYLKNHQHQGTFDREAGTATTTGNQSAEWAFANNTANQSYNTPDIATDDNKNSVTYGLILTPQTFTPESLLTFTAKVTTGEATDPQNFSAAIELNQIPENNNANELKPGIQYNITINVNKTGLSIGDCSISKWTEYSYETDADMQ comes from the coding sequence ATGAAAAAATTAGTTATTCTATCAGTAGGTATGCTTCTCACCTTAGCAGCCTGCAACAATGACGAATCAGGAACCGCCCAAAGCAGCAATGACGGAACTGCCCTCTTCACCGCTTCTATTGACGGACAGCGAGTGACACGCGCCTCCAACGCAAAGTGGGACAACAATGACCGAATCGGTATATCGGGAACATGCGGCACGAAACCATATACCAACGTATGCTACAAGACCTCAAACGGATCGGGTAACGATTTTGAATTTGAGGCTGGGGATAAAATCTATTATCAGGATATGAATGAAGTGAATTTCACGGCATATTATCCATGGAAGGAGGCTTTGACCGCATCTACAACCATCGCCTTTAGCACCGACGAACAGGCTAACCAAAAAGATTTCGATTTCCTTTGGGCACAAGGCAAAGGAAGCAAAAATAGTCCGAAAGTGGATTTTGGATTCACTCATCAAATGAGCAAGATAGCTATCACCGTCAAAGCCGGTAACGACATCACATGCGAAGAAGTAAAAGCTGCTGTATGTTATCTGAAGAATCATCAGCATCAAGGGACATTCGACCGCGAAGCGGGTACCGCTACCACCACAGGTAATCAATCGGCAGAATGGGCTTTCGCCAACAATACAGCTAACCAGTCTTATAATACTCCTGATATAGCGACTGACGACAACAAGAACTCAGTCACCTACGGGCTGATACTTACACCGCAAACTTTTACGCCGGAATCTCTTCTGACTTTTACCGCAAAGGTGACTACCGGCGAAGCTACAGATCCGCAAAACTTCTCAGCAGCAATTGAACTGAACCAAATCCCGGAAAATAATAACGCCAACGAACTAAAACCCGGTATACAGTACAACATCACCATCAATGTGAACAAGACCGGACTGAGCATAGGCGATTGCAGCATCTCCAAGTGGACGGAATACAGCTATGAGACCGATGCAGATATGCAATAA